The following proteins are co-located in the Bradyrhizobium sp. AZCC 2176 genome:
- a CDS encoding 50S ribosomal protein L23 produces MKNIDPRHYDVIVAPVVTEKATVASEHNKVVFKVAGKATKPQIKEAVEKLFDVKVKSVNTLVRKGKTKVFRGNFGSQSDVKRAIVTLEEGHRIDVTTGL; encoded by the coding sequence ATGAAGAATATCGATCCGCGCCATTACGACGTGATCGTTGCGCCCGTCGTCACCGAAAAGGCGACGGTGGCGTCCGAGCACAACAAGGTCGTGTTCAAGGTCGCCGGCAAGGCGACCAAGCCGCAAATCAAGGAAGCCGTCGAGAAGCTGTTCGACGTCAAGGTGAAGAGCGTGAACACGCTGGTCCGCAAGGGCAAGACCAAGGTGTTCCGCGGCAATTTCGGTTCGCAGTCGGACGTCAAGCGGGCGATCGTGACCCTCGAAGAGGGCCACCGCATCGACGTCACCACCGGACTATAA